From Deltaproteobacteria bacterium, one genomic window encodes:
- a CDS encoding DNA cytosine methyltransferase, protein MKAVDFFCGAGGLTKGLRLAGINVLVGIDQEERCRETYNFNNKPSKFVCSDIKKVNIDELTTQAEELCTEPNELLFAGCAPCQPFSPQRKSKEYRSDTTILGEFGRLIELFLPGQILMENVPGISRVKGFSTFKRFLKLLDRNGYSIAWDILNAKDYGIPQNRNRLVLIAMRGISATLPEKTHGPGLLKYITVKDAIAKFPRIKAGKCDANIPNHEAALLSEINLERLRHTPRNGGSRNSWPEKLILTCHKKGYNGHTDVYGRMSWNKPAPTLTGKCNSISNGRYGHPSQNRAITLREAAALQTFPDDYVFFGQKGNIAQQIGNAVPVVLGKILGDHIVKLRANSKTQKHSAVQQSEAATEQAATTELY, encoded by the coding sequence ATGAAGGCCGTTGATTTCTTTTGTGGTGCTGGCGGCCTCACGAAAGGCTTACGGCTTGCAGGTATTAATGTTTTGGTGGGCATTGATCAAGAAGAGCGTTGCCGCGAGACATATAATTTTAATAATAAGCCATCAAAATTTGTATGTTCCGATATCAAAAAAGTTAATATCGATGAACTAACCACGCAAGCCGAGGAATTATGCACAGAACCTAACGAACTACTTTTTGCAGGTTGCGCGCCTTGTCAGCCATTTAGTCCTCAAAGAAAATCAAAGGAATATCGATCAGACACAACTATTCTGGGCGAATTTGGAAGGTTAATAGAGCTTTTTTTGCCTGGACAAATTCTTATGGAAAACGTTCCTGGAATTTCCAGAGTTAAAGGATTTAGTACTTTTAAAAGATTTCTGAAGCTTTTAGATAGGAATGGGTATTCTATTGCCTGGGATATCCTAAATGCAAAAGATTATGGCATACCCCAAAATCGTAATCGTCTGGTACTAATCGCAATGAGAGGGATTAGTGCTACATTACCTGAAAAAACGCACGGGCCAGGACTCTTAAAATATATTACAGTAAAGGATGCGATTGCAAAATTCCCGAGAATAAAGGCCGGAAAATGCGATGCAAATATCCCTAATCACGAAGCGGCATTGTTATCAGAAATAAATTTAGAGCGGTTGAGACATACTCCTCGTAATGGAGGAAGTCGAAATTCTTGGCCGGAAAAGCTGATATTGACATGTCATAAAAAAGGATATAACGGCCATACAGATGTCTACGGTAGGATGTCATGGAATAAGCCAGCACCTACATTGACGGGGAAATGTAATAGTATTTCAAACGGTCGTTATGGACACCCTTCCCAGAATAGAGCCATAACCTTACGTGAAGCGGCTGCATTACAGACTTTTCCTGATGACTATGTTTTTTTTGGCCAAAAAGGTAATATTGCGCAGCAAATCGGAAATGCCGTTCCGGTAGTGCTTGGAAAAATACTCGGAGACCATATAGTTAAACTCAGAGCAAACTCGAAAACGCAAAAGCATTCAGCTGTTCAACAAAGTGAAGCAGCTACAGAACAAGCTGCTACCACGGAGCTATATTAG
- a CDS encoding pilin — translation MRKIALCIILFSAILFNVPEVKAVGDKCPTDAVCLDNPLNVDSPQKLIGVIIRGALGVVGSIALAVFVYGGYTWMLSGGNAEMVQRGKLTFFYATVGLIIIFSAYAITKFVLADLLGLG, via the coding sequence ATGAGGAAAATAGCACTATGTATCATTTTATTCTCTGCCATCCTTTTTAATGTGCCTGAAGTTAAAGCAGTTGGAGACAAATGTCCAACTGACGCAGTTTGCCTCGACAACCCCCTCAATGTAGACTCCCCGCAAAAACTTATCGGCGTAATCATTAGAGGCGCGCTGGGCGTAGTCGGCTCAATCGCCTTGGCCGTTTTTGTATACGGTGGTTATACCTGGATGCTTTCAGGAGGAAACGCGGAGATGGTCCAGAGGGGAAAGCTGACTTTCTTTTATGCAACGGTCGGCTTAATAATAATCTTTTCCGCCTATGCCATTACCAAATTCGTTCTAGCGGATTTGCTCGGGCTTGGCTAA
- a CDS encoding tetratricopeptide repeat protein, which produces MNRIVIAVFLLCALLFATESYAGNVSKAKEFMQAGMYPQAIALLEKEIYGDETNQATANPANPEAHYLLGVCLVQRGNFSQADERFASAVKLDPKYGYKIGDVYKDAGKSLLSAGKLAEANELFRRAINYEPSLRKEIALLLFETGKRYGRDDLLSLAVSYDQELSKSIGELYHSSSKAAETEETKVDLLGMAARYDNTYEDEYALNREALGRYHLSKAKELATKPGKEEVTEHHRAFAIDYLGSTVVEAEVPDKVLFQPGTYTLFVKAGEQTPSWIDVPSGVYRDVSSPPDDKFQIVCPDGNVFDAWTLSELPSCARQFKIRVDKDQKITFKVRR; this is translated from the coding sequence ATGAACAGGATAGTGATTGCGGTTTTTCTGCTCTGTGCGCTACTTTTCGCAACGGAGAGCTATGCAGGCAATGTCAGCAAGGCAAAGGAGTTCATGCAGGCTGGGATGTACCCTCAGGCCATAGCGCTTCTTGAAAAGGAGATATATGGCGATGAGACGAACCAGGCCACGGCAAATCCTGCAAATCCAGAGGCACATTACCTTCTCGGAGTCTGCCTTGTTCAGAGGGGCAATTTCAGTCAGGCTGATGAAAGGTTTGCAAGCGCGGTAAAGCTCGACCCGAAGTATGGCTATAAAATAGGCGATGTGTATAAAGATGCCGGAAAGTCTCTTCTGAGTGCTGGCAAGCTGGCTGAGGCTAATGAGCTCTTCAGGAGAGCAATAAACTATGAACCCAGCCTGAGGAAGGAAATAGCCTTACTCCTCTTTGAAACCGGCAAGCGCTATGGAAGAGACGATCTACTGTCTCTTGCAGTGTCATACGACCAGGAGTTAAGCAAGTCAATAGGTGAGCTTTATCATTCTTCAAGCAAGGCTGCCGAGACCGAGGAAACCAAGGTGGACCTGCTCGGCATGGCAGCAAGATACGATAACACCTATGAGGATGAGTATGCGCTCAACCGAGAGGCCCTTGGCCGTTACCATCTAAGCAAGGCCAAGGAACTGGCAACAAAGCCGGGGAAGGAAGAAGTAACTGAACACCACAGGGCTTTTGCAATAGACTACCTCGGTAGCACCGTAGTTGAAGCGGAGGTACCTGATAAAGTTCTTTTTCAGCCTGGCACCTACACTTTATTCGTAAAGGCCGGAGAGCAGACACCATCATGGATTGATGTACCCTCTGGTGTGTATCGGGATGTAAGCTCTCCGCCTGACGACAAATTCCAGATCGTGTGTCCGGACGGCAATGTCTTTGATGCCTGGACGCTCTCTGAATTGCCCTCCTGTGCAAGGCAATTCAAAATCAGGGTGGATAAAGATCAGAAAATAACTTTTAAGGTAAGGAGGTAA